In Euphorbia lathyris chromosome 9, ddEupLath1.1, whole genome shotgun sequence, the following are encoded in one genomic region:
- the LOC136207495 gene encoding GATA transcription factor 9-like, with amino-acid sequence MDFYRNVTFSGDYHQQDKVLASSKLGATLSPLDDLLSAQNTEVDVSMEWLSVFVEDCLSSTGNCLPAAAAAPISTTKTPQNTTTTATTKPPKPKPQISTAHENPLKKFNIPGKARSKRKRITSVKLRNPLSSWAYSSSTNKALNFPISDPLLVNHQPYWLADSELIIPKKEAPIKMNDREVEEDKSSSKESSGGGRRCSHCLSQKTPQWRGGPMGPKTLCNACGVRYKSGRLLPEYRPAKSPTFVSYLHSNSHKKVLEIRTTHLPSSSSS; translated from the exons ATGGATTTCTACCGGAATGTGACTTTTTCCGGTGATTATCACCAGCAAGACAAAGTCTTAGCCTCCTCTAAGCTTGGTGCTACTCTAAGCCCTCTTGATGATCTTTTATCTGCCCAGAATACG GAAGTGGATGTGAGCATGGAATGGCTATCAGTATTTGTAGAAGATTGTTTATCCAGCACAGGAAACTGCCtcccagcagcagcagcagcccCAATTAGTACCACCAAAACTCCCCAAAACACTAcaacaacagcaacaacaaaacCCCCAAAACCAAAACCCCAAATTAGCACTGCCCATGAAAACCCATTGAAGAAATTCAACATTCCAGGGAAGGCAAGAAGCAAGAGAAAAAGGATAACAAGTGTGAAACTCAGAAACCCATTGTCAAGCTGGGCTTATAGCAGCAGCACCAACAAAGCCCTAAATTTCCCAATTTCAGACCCCCTTTTGGTGAATCATCAGCCGTATTGGTTAGCAGATAGTGAGCTCATAATCCCCAAAAAGGAAGCCCCAATtaagatgaatgatagggaagTAGAAGAAGATAAAAGTAGCAGCAAGGAGAGTTCAGGAGGGGGAAGAAGATGCAGCCATTGTTTGTCACAGAAGACACCACAATGGAGGGGGGGACCAATGGGGCCAAAAACACTGTGCAATGCATGTGGAGTAAGGTACAAGTCAGGGAGGTTGTTGCCTGAGTATAGACCAGCAAAGAGTCCAACTTTTGTTAGCTATCTTCATTCTAATTCTCATAAGAAAGTCTTGGAAATCAGAACTACTCActtgccttcttcttcttcttcctag